The following are encoded together in the Flammeovirga agarivorans genome:
- a CDS encoding aminotransferase class I/II-fold pyridoxal phosphate-dependent enzyme encodes MASLTKKELKKKYQEYKEQGLALDMTRGKPGAEQLDLSLPMLDLVTSKDYKTVAGADTRNYGGLDGIPEMKAIFKDFLEVSSTDEIIVGGNSSLTLMHDTISHAITHGFPESKKPWGQQSKVKFLCPSPGYDRHFSICEHFGIEMITVPMTEKGPDMDVVEKLVAEDKSIKGIWVVPKYSNPTGFTCSKKTVKRLATMETAAKDFRIMWDNAYTVHHLSKDQDELANIFDACKEAGTENRVLIYGSFSKISFAGAGVAAMGASLENVNWMKGHLSMSTIGPDKLNQLRHTRFFKDFKGVEKHMKKHAKIIAPKFEAVIEILEKELGGKDIATWTQPKGGYFISLDVPKGCAKEVVKLAAEAGVKLTAAGATFPYKNDPKDENIRIAPTLPSMGEIKLAMRVLCVCVQLAAAK; translated from the coding sequence ATGGCTTCACTAACAAAGAAAGAATTAAAGAAGAAGTACCAAGAGTACAAAGAGCAAGGACTTGCATTAGACATGACTAGAGGCAAGCCAGGTGCTGAACAATTAGATCTATCACTGCCTATGCTTGATCTTGTAACATCAAAAGATTACAAGACAGTAGCTGGTGCTGATACTCGTAATTATGGAGGCCTAGATGGTATTCCTGAAATGAAAGCCATTTTCAAGGATTTTCTTGAAGTATCTTCTACTGATGAAATTATCGTTGGAGGTAACTCATCACTGACATTAATGCATGATACTATTTCTCATGCGATTACTCATGGCTTCCCAGAAAGCAAAAAACCTTGGGGACAACAATCAAAAGTTAAGTTCCTTTGTCCTTCTCCAGGTTATGACCGTCACTTCTCTATCTGTGAGCACTTCGGTATCGAAATGATTACAGTACCAATGACTGAGAAAGGTCCTGACATGGATGTTGTAGAAAAATTGGTTGCTGAAGATAAAAGTATCAAAGGTATTTGGGTAGTACCTAAATATTCTAACCCTACAGGATTTACTTGTTCTAAAAAGACAGTGAAGCGTTTAGCAACTATGGAAACTGCTGCTAAAGACTTCCGTATCATGTGGGACAACGCTTATACAGTTCATCACTTATCGAAAGACCAAGATGAATTAGCTAACATTTTTGACGCTTGTAAAGAAGCTGGAACAGAAAATAGAGTGTTGATCTACGGATCATTCTCTAAGATCTCTTTTGCAGGTGCAGGTGTTGCTGCTATGGGTGCATCTTTAGAAAACGTCAATTGGATGAAAGGGCATTTATCAATGTCTACAATTGGTCCAGATAAATTAAATCAATTACGTCATACTCGTTTCTTCAAAGATTTCAAAGGTGTTGAAAAACACATGAAGAAACATGCTAAGATCATCGCTCCTAAGTTTGAAGCGGTAATTGAGATTCTTGAAAAAGAATTAGGTGGTAAAGACATCGCTACTTGGACACAACCAAAAGGTGGTTACTTTATTAGTTTGGATGTTCCTAAAGGATGTGCAAAAGAAGTAGTAAAATTAGCTGCTGAGGCTGGCGTTAAATTAACTGCAGCTGGAGCAACATTCCCTTACAAGAATGATCCAAAAGATGAAAATATCCGTATTGCACCAACTTTACCTTCAATGGGTGAGATTAAATTAGCAATGAGAGTTCTTTGTGTTTGTGTACAATTAGCTGCTGCTAAATAG
- a CDS encoding NAD(P)H-dependent oxidoreductase has protein sequence MDKILVINAGQKFMNNGGTLNNAVADFTINYFKNLGGFDIKYTHIEEGYDIEDEISKMVWADIIIYHTPIWWFSLPFGFKKYLDEVLTSGSGKIYASDGRHRTAPKLNYGTGGLLKGKKYILTTTWNAPEEAFTTEGEIFQQTNVDNGVMFGFHKMNLFIGLENAFSFHFYDVLKDPKIEDDLKDYQVKLDHQFKK, from the coding sequence ATGGACAAAATATTAGTTATTAACGCCGGACAGAAATTTATGAACAACGGAGGTACTTTAAATAATGCCGTTGCAGACTTTACAATAAACTATTTTAAGAATTTAGGAGGATTTGATATTAAGTATACCCATATCGAAGAAGGGTATGATATTGAAGATGAAATATCAAAAATGGTTTGGGCAGATATAATTATCTACCATACACCAATATGGTGGTTCTCTTTGCCATTTGGCTTTAAAAAATATTTGGATGAGGTGCTAACTTCAGGGTCTGGTAAGATCTACGCAAGTGATGGCAGACATAGAACTGCTCCTAAATTAAATTATGGTACAGGAGGATTATTAAAAGGGAAGAAATATATTCTAACAACAACATGGAATGCTCCTGAAGAAGCCTTCACAACAGAAGGAGAAATCTTTCAACAAACAAATGTAGATAATGGAGTAATGTTTGGATTCCATAAGATGAATTTGTTTATCGGCTTAGAAAATGCTTTTTCTTTCCATTTTTATGATGTTTTGAAAGATCCAAAAATTGAAGACGATCTTAAGGATTATCAAGTGAAATTAGATCACCAATTTAAGAAATAA